A stretch of DNA from Serinibacter arcticus:
GTCTTAGCTTTGCGAGGCAACAGCCACTGCCCGCTCAAGGAAGCCGATGCTCGCCGGCCTCATCGATGCCGGCCAGGACTCGAGCCTGGTGGTGCGCCGGAGCCTGGGCGACGGCGAGCGCGAGGACACGATGGTCCGCGCCTTCGCGGCGGCCGGGGCCCAGGCGCTGATCCTGCAGCCGAGCTCGTCGGAGTTCGTGCCGCCGGCGGTGCTGGAGCTCATCACGAAGGCGTTCCCCGTGGTGATCCTGGACCGGGTCTACGACGAACTGCCGGTCTCCTCGGTCTGCTCGGACAACGTGACGGCGGGGCGGGTGGCGACGGACTACCTGTTCTCGCTCGGACACGAGAGGCTGGGGCTGATCAGCTCGGACTCGGAGGTTCGACGCTGCGGGACCGGCGCACCGGGTTCGTGGCGGAGCACGCGCACCACCACGTGCCGCACGACCCGGCGAACGAGTTCCGCGCGACGCGCTCCACCGTGCCGGGCAGCCACGCGACGCCCGACGACGACGTGCGCGCCCTGGTCGGCTACCTCACCGACCGGCCGGACCTCCAGGCCGTGGTGGTGACGGAGTACCACCTCGCGGTGCTGGTGCGGGAGGCGGACGAGCAGGTCGGGCTCCGGGTGCCGCAGGACCTGTCGATCGTGTGCTTCGACCACCCGGGCCGGTTGTTCGACCGCGGCAGCTTCGAGTTCACCCACATCGAGCAGGACGAGGCCGCGATGGGGACCGAGGCGGTGCGGATCGCGCGCGAGCTCGTGGCGGATCGCGGGCGGGTGCAGCGGGTGGCGTTGGAGACGCGGTTGGTGGTCGGTGGGTCGACGGTGGACGTGCGGCGCTAACGTCGTCGCACGGAGCCTGCTCGACTGGGTCGCTGATCCCACGGTGAGACCGGGCAACGGGCCCGACGGCGAGCACGGCCCGCATCACCAGGTACAGCACGCTTTGTGACATCCAGGTGTAGGGCGCGAAGTGGATCGCGGCGGTGACCGTGAACATGAGCGGGAAGATGGCGTACCGCTGCGGGGTGACGAGCACGATCAGCAGCGGCCGCATGAGCAGCTGCGAGCGGAAGTCACGTTGCCAGGAGGACCAAGCAGACCCCCGGCTCTGTCGACAGCATGCGATCTTGGCCCAGAGCATCAGTCGAGTGAATCGTGGCGGGCGCACGAGCGCTGTGAGCGCGGGTGCTTGCTACGCGTCGAGCAATTCGTCCGACTCTCACGTGCACCCAATCCCGGCGCGCAGCCTCCGAACGGACCGGCAAGGTTCGTCCTTCGTTCGGACAAGTGCCGTCCTGGCGGGGCGAGTACCGAGCCACGCAATCACCGGACGGCGTGGCGGCACAGCCCGACTAAGTTCCAAAACGTATGAAGCTTTGCTGGCCAGAAGCCCCCCACCGTGGCATGCTGAACTAGTTCGGTCACATCGGCTATTTCCGGCGGCAGAATAAGGGGCTCGTTCGTGCGAATCGTAAGGTATCCAGCAGTTGGCCGCCCAACCGACACCGACCGCAAGAATCTCGACGAACTCGTCATGATAACCCAGGTGGCTATCGCGGGCGCCAGCATTGAACGCTGGGCGTTGGCTCAAGTGGCGAAGAATCAGCGACTCAAGTTGTCGAGTTCCGTTCCGGCCGACTTGCGTGAGTCCGCGAAAAAGCGGCAGTACGAGGTCGCTGTAGTCGAGGCATTCCTTCGCCTGGGCGCCCAGAGTTTCGCCGCACATGGCAGTGAGGCTCTGTGGGAGCGCCAGTTTCGGACTGGCCAGAGGGGAAGGCCCAAATCGGTCGATGTGGCTCTCTTCAACGAGAAGAGAATGGAGGAAGCGTGGATCGAGTTTGGGGAGTTTAGTTCGAGCAAACTACGGACGGATGCGGCGAAGTTGCTGGCGCTGAAGCCTGCTCAAGGATACTCCGCGGCGCGCTTTCTGATACTCTATGATGAGCATCCGAAGAGGGTGACAGGGGCGTTGGCCCAAGAGTGGGTCGAGGCGACGGCAAGCGCCGCCGAATCGGCCTCGACAGTAGAGATGAAAGTACAGTTGCGCGTAACCGCGGTGATGGACTCAGCCATAGTTGAGTCGGCCTCATCGGAAGGCTCAGTGAGAACGGCCGTCTTCTCGATAGGTGATGCAGTTCCTGTTCCGATCGTCGCTACTGATGAACACGATGGGGGATAGGGGCAAATCTAGGCGGCTGGCCGCGTGGACCGGGTGAACCCCTCGGCGTCCTCCGCCGCCTCAAACGCGGCAAGCGACCTTGCCAAACCACTCCACGCCTCG
This window harbors:
- a CDS encoding substrate-binding domain-containing protein — translated: MRDRRTGFVAEHAHHHVPHDPANEFRATRSTVPGSHATPDDDVRALVGYLTDRPDLQAVVVTEYHLAVLVREADEQVGLRVPQDLSIVCFDHPGRLFDRGSFEFTHIEQDEAAMGTEAVRIARELVADRGRVQRVALETRLVVGGSTVDVRR